GGGCGCAGCACTGTTTGATCCCCAGAATAGCAGTGGTGCGGTCCAAAGCCGAGCAGGTGCCATGACAGTAGTAGAAGTTGAGAACCTTCGGGTGAACTATCCAGTTGTCCCAGCCCAGCTCCTGGAACGAGATGTTGATCGTCTCCCGCTGACAGTCACTGTACTCTGGCTTCTGCTGCGATGGCCGCATCAGGAGGTCGATGGACGATGGGAACCAGGGAATGGTGGCGGCCGCTCGCCGTGGGGAGCGGTCTGGGCCGTGAGGTCGGGTGTGCAGGTGGAGGAATGGCATTTTGTCGGCTTCGTTAGCGTGGCATTCGCAGGCGGGGCAGCGCACCTGGAGTACGAAGGGGCCTTGGGTCAGGGCGCTGAGGAGGTGGTGCTCGAAGTGGTAGGTGGTCCAGCCATCAGCGGTGGTCTTGGCCGGAAACTCTGCCACCTGGAGGAGCTGCTGGTCTGAagtgaggaggaagagaggtgtgATGTTCCTGCTGGCACCCTCGCCGGCGTAGAACCAGAAATGGGCTGAGGTGATGGCATACTCCTGGTTGTTTAGGGAGGATTGGAAGTAGTAGGTGAAGTGGCTGGTGGCTCTCTCCTCTGACGGGGAGTCTGAGCTATCACAGGTAGAGTCTGGAAAAACAAGGCAGACAGTGGAAATAAGACCAGGTCACTGGATGGGGAAACGAGTAACCTACAGTTGTTGATGTCTGGAAAAACATCGGACAAACTTCACTTTTGGAGTGAACTAGTGAAGAGCGCTTGACTAAAGAGAAGGGAAAAGGAACAGGGCATCAGAGCGTGAGAAAGAGGGATATGGACTCTCACTCACC
This is a stretch of genomic DNA from Oncorhynchus mykiss isolate Arlee chromosome 7, USDA_OmykA_1.1, whole genome shotgun sequence. It encodes these proteins:
- the LOC110528842 gene encoding inhibin alpha chain → MQTGPSTVLSCALLLLWIQTLTQACRGDELPRDVVLDWFKQRLLDGLGLEQPPEPSHQAPDGGRESAEAGRGHRRSTRVGRAAWAQDHRRHHQESHEQVILFPSSDSTCDSSDSPSEERATSHFTYYFQSSLNNQEYAITSAHFWFYAGEGASRNITPLFLLTSDQQLLQVAEFPAKTTADGWTTYHFEHHLLSALTQGPFVLQVRCPACECHANEADKMPFLHLHTRPHGPDRSPRRAAATIPWFPSSIDLLMRPSQQKPEYSDCQRETINISFQELGWDNWIVHPKVLNFYYCHGTCSALDRTTAILGIKQCCAPVPGTMRSLRFTTTSDGGYSFKYETLPNIIPEECTCI